A region of the Bacillus solimangrovi genome:
GAAAAGGACAAGTTTGATGCACTAACACGTATGTTAGATATTCACGCACCAGAGCTTGCGATTGTATTCGGTCGTACGAAGCGACGTGTTGATGAGTTATCTGAAGGTCTTAAATTGAGAGGTTACTCTGCTGAAGGTATCCACGGAGATTTAACACAATCAAAGCGTATGGCTGTATTACGACGCTTTAAAAATGGACAAATTGATGTTTTAGTTGCTACAGACGTAGCTGCACGTGGGCTTGATATTTCTGGAGTAACTCATGTATATAACTTTGACCTACCTCAAGATCCAGAAAGTTATGTTCATCGTATTGGACGTACTGGACGTGCGGGTAAAACGGGTATTGCCATTTCATTCGTAGAACCTAGAGAGATGGAATATCTAGGAATGATCGAACAGAAAACAAAGCGTAAAATGGAACGTCAACACATGCCGACGTTTACAGATGCGTTAAAAGGTCAACAAAGTGTTATTACTGAGCAGTTAATCGATAGCATTGAAAGTGGAGACTTATCAATTTACGAGCCAATAGTTGAGGAACTACTTGAGACTTATGATGCGAATGAAATTATTGCTGCTGCACTAAAATCTCTTACGAAAGAACCTGACCAAACACCGGTAAAACTAACGTTTGAAGGTCCACTTCCATCAAGAAAACGTGGTGGAAATCGTAGCAGAGGTCGAGGTCGTGGTCGAGATGGTAATAAACGTAGCGGAAATAATAATAGAGGAAACCAAAACAGAAACAACGAGCGCTCACAACAAAAGCGTTCAGGTGGCGGGAATAGAAAGCGTCGTTACTCTAATAACTAAATAAAATTATTTGAAGTTTATTACTAACATTAATTTGTGAAAAAGGGGTTTGGCCATAGGCTAAACTTCTTTTTTTATGTGATGAATCGTTTTGAGAATCATGAGGTCAAGGACAATTTTATTCACTGTTGATTTTACTTATTGTTATTAATACATAGTTATCGAAGTCTAAAGGGCGGAAGTTTACGATGGGTGAAAGATAATTGGGCATACTACCAATACTGAACCTTCAATATAGAAAGGAGTAGCTTTAAATGACAGTCGTTCGTATGGGTTATGTCGCGATGAGCGTGCATTTGCAAAATTGTTCACCATCACAAACAATGACACATGCACGATTCAAAAAGTTATTTGACCGTGATGCTGCAATTAGGAAGCTTGAACGAATAGCCCGTTCTAACGTTACGAACTGTTTGCGGTTGCTAAAACATAATATCGCTCATGACATCGCTTTTTTTCGATTAAGTTCAAAGTTAATTCCACTTGCAAATCATATGGATCTGAAGGGTTGGAATTATATAAAATCAATAAAAAAAGAATTAAATGATATAGAGTCATTCCTAGCTAAATATAAAATGAGAATTGATTTTCATCCAGATCACTTTGTTTTATTGAATTCTAAAAAAGTAGATATTCTGAATCAATCGATTATAACTTTGAAAATGCATCGAAATTTATTAACGGGAATGGGGATTCATCCAAAACATCGTTGTGTATTACATGTAGGTGGGGCTTATGATGATCGAGATAAAGCATTAGAGCAGTTCATTTATAATTGGGGTTTTGTTCCTGTTGATCTTCAAGAAATGATCATGCTTGAAAATGATGACAAAAGTTTTACGATGAATGATACGCTATATTTGTGTGAGAAGTTAGCAATTCCAATTGTCTTTGATTATCACCATCATCTTGCTCACAATGATAATCATAATTGGCAAGAGCATTGGGATCGAGTTGTGAGTACTTGGGATAATTCTCCTTTACCGATTAAGATGCACATCTCAAGTCCTCGGAGTAGTGATGATTTTAGGGCGCATGCTGATTATATTGATGCAAAAATGTTTTTGAAGTTTTTACGTGAAATAAACGGAAGTGTGTCAATTATTGATTGTATGATTGAGGCGAAGAAAAAAGATGATGCTCTTTTTAGACTCATGAAACAGTTGAAACATGAAGATGATGTTGAAATAATTGATGGGGCGAGCTTTAAGATTCATTAAAATAAAAAGGGCAGCTGTACTCAGAAGTTGTGACAGCTGTCCTTTTAATGCTTTAGAACATGTGGTATAAGTTTATGTTAAAACATTTTAATGTCGTATCGATTGGGAAATTGAGTTAGTTCCTCTTAAATGAATCGATTGACAAGGCCTAGGATAATTAAGACGATAAATATACCCCAAATAATCGTTTTTCCATTAAGCTGAAGTTTCCGTTTCTTCCATCGGTTAGGATCGAAACTAATTTCATCATGGTCATAATAGGAGAAGGACCTTTTTTTTCCTAAAATAAGCGGAGCAATAGCGGCACCACTAATGAAGCCAAAGATATGTCCAGTTATGTTAATGTTGGGTCGTAAGAATGTCAAAATAAGTCCAATTACTAATATTGTAATGATGAGTTGAGCGTTATTAGCATCAATTAAGTCTTTGCGGTATAACACCATATAAAGGTAAATTCCGAATAATCCATAGATGGCACCTGATGCCCCAAGATGAAACAGAAATGGTGATGAGATGAAGAAGGTTGCGATATTCGCAGCAGTTCCTGCTACGAGATAAGCTGTTATGAATTTCCCCTTCCCTATCATTCTTTCTAGAGCAGGTCCAAATAATACGAGTGAAAATGAATTGAAAAGAACGTGTGTAAAGCTACCGTGTAAGAAGATAGGCGTCACAAGCCGCCAAATTTCTCCTTGTGAAATTGCTGCGTTATAGCCGATAAAATGTTGTAGAAATATTGAACCTCCGGGTAAGAACGTTGTAAATATCCATAAAAATAGATTTACTCCAGTAATAATAGAAACGATTGGATAAAGCCTTAAGAAAGAACGAAAGTCTTCGTTTCGAACAAACATGTCGAAAAACTCCTTTTTAGAAAATGTTCAGATAGTATAGATTATATGATTGAGAAATACAAGAAAAAATATAATTAAATATAGTATTATTATTTTACCGAATAATCGTTTTAGAAAACATGGTTGAGAAAGAGTGAATTTACGTGATTAAAGGGATAGGCTTAGATATAGTTGAGATTGAACGTATAAAACGCATGATGGAAAAAGAAAAATTTATATTAAGAATATTAACGAATAGAGAGCAGGAAAAGTTTCAAAAACTTCAAGGACATCGACGTGCTGAATTTCTAGCTGGTCGTTTTGCAGCGAAGGAAGCATTTGCAAAAGCGTTAGGAACAGGAATAGGCACGGAGTTAAGCTTTCAAGATATTGAGATATTAAATGAGAAAAATGGAAAACCAGTGTTATACCATTCCGGTACAGCAAATGTACACCTTTCTATCACTCATAGTCATGAATATGCAGCCGCTCAAGTGATAATTGAATAAAAAAAGAGTGTTGCTTGTCATGCTCGTCTGCATATTGGCCCTTGTATGCTCATATATTGCTATTGCGGGTAGGAGGGAATTCAAGTGCATATCGCAACAATGAAACGTGATTATGCTAGATGTGCTGTTAATGGACAATGCGAGTTGAGTTATCTCGAACAACATCTAAGAGGAATTGTGTCAGAAAGGTATTAGCATTATCTTAATTAGTCTTGGGGAATTTGTAGGTGAATATAATATTATTTAATCATCTATTTTGTGAGCTAGCTCTATCCTTGGCTAAATGGATTGCAGATCAGATTGTGTGCTTCATAAGTATGATGGATATCAAAGAGAAGGATTACATGAGCGATATCGAAGGTTAATTTACATTGTCCACACGTAAATTTGTATTGAGAAAAGAGGACTTGAAGAGTGTGATATATCACTAATGTTCAAGTTGTTCATGCTGAAACGATAAACAAGTTACTCCCGTTTTTCTAATTAAAATAACTGAGTATGCTACTACTTATCTTTTTGTTATGGGAGTGGGTTTCGGTATTACAAATGATGTCATTCAGCATCTACAAGTATAACTTGTCATAGTGAGCTCCTCGTTCAATGTTGCTAAGATCAAATTAGAAGACGAGGTTGGCAATGATACATTTGCCAAATGGTTAAATATCTCACAATAAGTCTCGTTTACGTGCATCAAGCTAAATCATAGTTTTAATTCATGTCCACTAAACATACTGCGATATGTACTTGTTCTCTTCTTTGTCGTCGAGCTGAGACAAGGGAGCTGATAAAATGAGGAAAAGGTTAGTTTTATTTGCATTTGTTTTTCTGTTTGCAGTCGTACTCACTGGTTGTGGTGAGCGGTCACAAGAGGATGTTACAGGAATGTTAGAGAAGAAATTAGAGGATATGACAGGTTATCGAACAGAGGCGAATATGACCTTAGCAATTGGAAAGGATCCACAATCATATGATTTGGAGGTATGGCACAAGAAAAAAGGCTATTACCGTGTTGTGTTAAATCCAAAAGAGAAACAGCAAAACCAAATGATTCTTCGTAACCCTGAAGGTGTATTTGTATTGACACCAGCTTTGAATAAGAGTTTTAAATTCCAAAGTGACTGGCCACAAAATAGTAGCCAGACATACCTGTATGAATCACTTGTTAGTGATATTTTAAATGATAGTGATGCTGTATTTACAACAGATGACAACCATTATATGTTTGAAACAAAAACGAATTATCAAAATAGCAAAACACTTCCGTATCAGCTAATTACTCTTTCAAAAGATACTCTAGCCCCTGTATCGGTAAGGGTTATGGATCAAGATAAGACGCCTTTAGTTGAAGTGGTATTTTCTAATTTTGAATTTAATCCTACTTTTGATGAGGGTGCATTTGAAGTAGAGCGGAATATGACGGGGGCGCAGTTGGATGTACCAACGATGTCACAAGTTGATGGCTCATTTGAAGTGTTGTATCCACTTGAGCTTCCAGATGGGGTTAATTTAGTGGAAGAGAAAGAAGTCGCTACCGAAGACGGCTCTCGATATGTACAGACATTTGCTGGTGAAAAATCTTTTACGTTATATCAAGAGAAATCAGAAGTAATGCCAACGAGTAGTCCGATTAATATGGATGGGGAACCTGTAGATTTAGGGTTCGCTATTGGAAGTGTAACGGATTTCTCACTTTCTTGGACTGTTGGAGGAGTTGACTACTATTTAGCATCGAAGGATATGCAAAAGGATGAAATGATTGCAGTTGCGAAGTCCGTTCAAGGTCAATCTGTAAAATAAAGTTAAACTATTTTTCGATTGACAAATGATAAAGGTAAGACATCTGGACAGACTCTTAAGCGTTTTGTAGAGTCTGTCCTTAAATAGTTTCTTTGAATTCTCAAATAGAAGTATAATTTTTAGATATTCGAGAATAATTGAAGGAAAGATGTTTAATATGTAACTAATACAGTCATTTACCATGTTTAATGTGAATATCGTTGCAGCGTGTAATTTATTTCTAAAAGAATAAGTTTTGATACGTGTTACAATGTACATTCCTAATGTTTTGTTGAATGTAATCTTTTGTTTTAAAAAAATTGCAGGAATATTTAATGTCTTATCGAATTAAATATGGATAGTGGTCATTTAATTTAAGCTTACAATTGTAAGGTAAATATATTTTAATTTTTAGAATGACTATTTATGCAAATAGAATGGTTGTTATGGAGGCTTATTAACATTGAGAATTATTTTGCAATAGACCATAACAGATGGTAAGATTAAAGGTGGGTTTTCATAACAAAAATTAGCGTGCAGTTGTGGTGGAGGTGTACGTTTGTGTCCGAAGCTAATACTCAAGAAATCATGGTTCGTTTACCGGAAAGTCTAATCAGTGAATTAGACCTCATGTTAAAACAAGAAAATGGAAACCGGAGTGAATTCATTTACCAAGCTACGAAAATGTATTTGCGAGAGCGTAAGAAACGCCATATTCGTGAATCAATGAGACGTGGCTATATGGAAATGGCAAAAATCAACTTAAACATCGCTTCAGAAGCCTTTCTTGCTGAGGAGGAAGCAGACCACACCCTAGACCGCTTAGTAAGCGGGGTGTAGGGTTTGATAGTTAAGCGCGGCGATGTTTACTTCGCTGACCTATCTCCTGTTGTTGGTTCTGAACAAGGCGGAGTTCGACCAGTCCTTATCATTCAAAATGATATCGGAAACCGTTTTAGCCCTACAGTTATAGTAGCGGCCATTACAGCACAAATTCAAAAGGCAAAGCTGCCAACACATGTTGAAATTGATGCGAAACGTTATGGGTTTGAACGTGATTCTGTAATTTTATTAGAACAAATTAGAACGATTGATAAGCAAAGATTGACAGACAAAATTACTCATCTAGATGATGAAATGATGAGAAAAGTTAACGATGCGTTGCAAATTAGCATTGGACTAATTGATTTTTAATAAAAGTTGCCTACTAGCAGCTTTTTTATTTTTTTATAAGATAAGAATAATATATACAAAGGTCTAGCTTCGAGTGCTGTAAAAGGTGCTTGAAGTTTTTTTATTGTTAGTTAAAAAATGAGTTAAGGTTTTGTCTAAAAAGAAAAAGGTTATAGAATTATGGGACTTTATATAGGGTTAAATGGAGTTGTTTAGTTGAACAAAAGTTCTTTGGATTGAAAGGTAATTAAATAAGTGGAATAATGACGAAAAAGATGTCTATTTCAATGAGGAGATGAAGCATGCGTTCTTTTATAGTCAATATTATTAATAATAATCATAATGACATAGTTGAAAAGTGGTTAGATAAGGCATCGAAGTATGAAACGGTAAATGAACAAAGTCAATTTGTTGACCATAGTGAGGCTGAGACAAATAACGAGTTTATTGAACTCGTATTACAATCAATAATTTATCATGAAGAAGATTATCAAAAGAGTATGGAAGAGTTTTCTCAAAAGGTGATGGGATTTGGATGGCACCTTGAATATATAACAAGAGGGTTGCAAGTGGTCAGACATATCTTATTAGAATTAGTTGCTAAAGAAGGTTACGGAGAACACGATCCGCTCTTAATAATGATAATGGTAGATAAGCTAGTTGAGCCAATACTAAATCAGATGGTGAATAGTTATACAGAAACATGGGAAAAAACATTTTCTCTACAAAAAGATGCCCTTCAAGAATTGTCATCACCACTGATTCCTTTGTTTGATAGAATTACAATAATGCCACTTATCGGTACAATTGATACGGAACGAGCACAATTAATTATGGAGAATTTATTAGGTGGTGTAGTCAAACACCGTTCTGAGGTTGTTCTTATTGATATTACAGGGGTTCCTGTGGTGGATACGATGGTAGCTCACCATATTATTCAAGCTGTAGAAGCGGTGCGGTTAATAGGTGCACAAGCAATATTAGTAGGAATACGCCCTGAAATTGCTCAAACGATAGTGAATTTAGGAATTGATCTTAGTCAGTTTCCTACGCAAAGTACGATGAAGAAGGGTCTTGAGAGGGCGTTTGAAATTACGAATAAAAAAATAATTGAAATGTAGTTGGGGGTGAGTGGTATTGTGAGAATACCGATATTGAAAATGCATCAATATCTTCTAATTTCAATTCAAGTTGAGTTAGATGATCACACCGCTTTACAGTTTCAAGAAGACTTATTAAACAAAATTCACGAAACTGGTGCAAGAGGTGTAGTCGTTGATTTGACATCAATTGATATGGTGGATTCATTTATTGCGAAGGTGTTAGGGGATGTGGTAGATATGGCCAATCTATTAGGTGCAAAGGTTGTTCTGACAGGGATTCAGCCTGCAGTTGCGATTACACTAATTGATTTGGGTATCTATATGAGAGATGTTCCTACAGCACTCGATTTAGAACGAGGATTAGATAAATTGAGACTGGAATTGGGGGACTAGTGCATGAGTCACCAATCCTGTGTGAATATACAAAAAGAATGGGATATTGTTGCAGCGCGTCAACTAGGGAGAAATATTGCCAAGGAGCTAGGATTTGGGAATGTTGATCAAGCAAGAATCACTACAGCGATTTCTGAACTAGCTAGAAATATTTATTTATATACACGTGGTGGGAATATTTGCTACGAAATTGTGAATCAACCTTGTAAAAAGGGGTTAATGGTCGTTGCATCAGATAATGGTCCAGGCATTAAGGAGATTAAACGTGTTATGGAAGATGGTTATTCTACCTCAGGTGGTTTAGGTGCAGGATTACCTGGTGTGAAACGATTAATGGATGACTTTTCAATTGAGTCAGATATCGGAGTAGGTACAAAAATTATCGTTTATAAGTGGCTTCGTAGATAGGGATTGTACATGGAGGTTTAAAAGGTGGGATTTCTGTGGAAGAGAAAACAACTTTAGAAGTATATAAGAATATTTTAGGGGAATATCTAACCAATCGAAATGAGACGGCTTTATATCGTGCTCAACGCTTTAGTAGGATTGCACTTGAAAATAATACCTCGCCAGAAGAGGTTATCAATATGCATATATTAGCTCTGCAAGAGATATTTCCAGAATTACGTCAAGAAGTTAGAGATTCCTTTGATTTGTTATTAGAAGTAATGATGGAGTATGGAATGGCTTATCAAGAGCATCAAAGTTTAAGGATACAACAATTTGAATTAAAAGCAGAAATTGAAGTAGCAGCAAATATGCAACAAACGTTATTGAAGACGAATTATCCAGATATTAATTCTTTAGATATTGGTGCAGTGAGTGTTCCTTCTAAGAAAATGAATGGTGATTATTTTCATTTCGTTCAAGATGAAAATCAATGTGTGTCTGTAGCGATTGCGGATATTATTGGTAAGGGAATCCCTGCTGCTCTGTGTATGTCCATGATCAAATATACGATGGAAAGCCATTCAGAAACAAGAATGAATCCTCAATCAGTCCTTGAGAATTTAAACCGTGTAGTAGAACAAAATGTTGATCCAAGTATGTTTATAACGATGTTATATGGTGTTTATGACCTAAGAAATCATTGTTTTTCCTATGCATCGGCAGGTCATGAGCCGGGTTTTCGTTATATTGCTGAAAAAGGAAGGTTTGAAGACTTATTTACAAAGGGCTTAGTCCTTGGTGTTTCTCGTAATGCAACTTATAAAGAATATCGGTGTAAATTAGAATCTAATGATATGATCATACTTTTAACTGATGGTGTGACAGAGTGTAGGTCAGGTAACGATTTTATTGAACGTGAGACAATTTCGGAAATAATTAAAGAAAATATCCATCTGCCTGCTCAAGAGATTGTTGATAATGTCTACAGAAGGTTAGAGAAGTTACAAGATTTTGAACTGAGAGATGACTTTACATTAATTATTATTCGACGACAGGTTTAATGCTATATGAGGTAGGGGAATAAGTATTATGGAACTAACGTTTAGGGGGGAATATATCTTTGAATCTAAAAGTTGAAGTTACAGAAAATGGCTTATTGAAAGAAGTTAAAATATATGGAGAAGTGGACGCTTTTACAGCTCCTAAGCTTAGAGAATCGCTTATTCCATTAACAGAAGAAAGTGGTGCTAGTATTTCTGTTGATCTTTCGAACGTTAATTATATGGATAGTACAGGATTAGGAGTCTTTATTGGATCATTGAAGTCGAGTCATCACCACGGAAGTTCACTTAAGTTATATGGGATGACTGCTCGTGTTGAGCGGTTATTTGAAATTACAGGTTTAATGGACATCATGAATATTGAATCTAGTGCTAGAGGTGGAACGAAATGAAGAAGCCTGTTGATATAGTAGAAATGAGAGTGCCTGCAAAACCTGAATATGTGGGGATTATTCGTTTAACTTCATCTGGAGTTTCTAGCAGAATGGGTTTTTCTTATGAAGATATAGAAGACATTAAGATTGCTGTTTCAGAGGCATCTACGAATGCGATTCAACACGGTTATAAAGGTGAAGAAGGGGAAGTTACGATTGGTTTTGGAGTTTATGAAGACCGTTTAGAAATCATAGTTGCTGATAACGGGGAAAGCTTCAATTCTGATGAAGTAAGAAAGAAAACGGGGCCGTATCATTCTGGAGAGAAAACAGAAGACTTGCGAGAGGGAGGTCTTGGACTTTTTTTAATTGACACGTTAATGGATAGGTTAGAAATCAACCATGATTCAGGTGTTATTGTCATTATGACAAAGTATTTAGGTAGAGATGAGGTGGAGCGTCGTGGCGACACAATCTCAACCTCGCAAACCAAATAAACAACAAGTATACAAATGGATTGAGGACTTCCAAAATGAACGCAACAAAGAAGAATCACAAGCGAAGATAGTTGAACAATATAGTGAGCTTGTTGAGGTTCTTGCACGTAAGTATTCACATAGGAAAAACATCCACGATGACTTAGTTCAAGTTGGCATGTTGGGCCTTCTAGCTGCAATACGCAGATACGATAGTCAGTTCGGTAAGACATTTGAGTCATTTGCAGTTCCAACTATTATTGGTGAGATTAAACGCTACATTCGAGATAAGACATGGAGTGTGCATGTGCCTCGAAGGATTAAAGAATTAAGTCCAAAACTTAAAAAAGCTGTTGAAGAGTTGACAACGAAGTTGCAACGCTCTCCGAACGTTCAGGAAATTGCGTTATATATTGGTGTTTCTGAAGAAGAAATTCTCGAAACGATGGAAATGGGAAAGAGTTATCAAGCGTTGTCAGTAGATAGTAAAATAGAATCGGATTCTGATGGTAGCACTGTTACACTTCTCGATCTAGTCGGTAATCGAGATGTTGGATATGAGATAGCTGATCAACGTCTATTATTAGAGAAAGCCTTTCACGTATTGACTGAGCGTGAGCGTTTGATTATTAAATATACTTTCTTTGATAATATGAACCAGAAGGAAGCGGGAGAATGTTTAGGTATTTCGCAAATGCATGTATCTCGCCTTCAGCGCCGTGCTTTAAAGAAACTGCGTGAAGCAATTCGGTTAGAACATCAGGAGTGTATTGATCCATGATTGTAAAGGACTATCAAAATGTGAGAGTAGCATCTTTTCAACAGTCGAAAAAGGGGGAAAAAGAATGTGGTGATAGTTATTACATTGTGGAGACTGACAAATACTTTGTGTGTGCCATTGCTGATGGATTAGGTAGTGGATTAGGAGCGAAGGAGTCATCGGTAGCGGTTGTCAATGTAATAGCGAAATCACACCATGAATCTATAGATAAAATAATGGAGCAGTGTAATGTGTCGTTACGTGGATTGCGAGGAGCGGTAATTGGTATTTTGAAAATCGATTATGAACATAAGAAGATTATTTATAGTAATGTAGGAAATATCCGAGTCATCCTCTATTCACCTTCAGGCGAAATTATCTATCCTCTACCACAATATGGGTATTTATCTGGTCGACCCCAGTCGTATAAAATTCAAGAAACATCTTTAGAAAACAATACAGCATTTATTATTTACTCAGATGGGCTTCAGCTATTATCAGTAAAAAAGTTCATTTTCAAGATGGTATCACTAGAAGCCATTTCTAATGAGTTACAGAAATATGTAAATCACGGCAATGATGATGTTACATACGTTGTTGGTAAGATTAGATTTAGTTGATATGCAAGAGTTTTTCTTGATTAGGGAAACTCTTTTTTTATTTCCTTAACATCAGAATTTAGTACTTATCTGGAAATATTATAATGAGTTAGAATAGAAAATTTGAGAATTTAGAGATGTTATATCAGTACATGATGAGTGTGATGTTGATTCGATTAATCGCTACTAAGAAAAGAAAACAGTTGGGAGTTATACTTCATTAAGGTTAACTTAATGATTAGATTTGGTAAAATAACATTATTCTTCTTAATTCTTGGAGGAGAAGTTGAGTTTTAAGAGGAATAATTGGTTAGGATGCATAATGTATGTGAGTGAAAGGATGGCGAAGAACAATTCGAAGTACAGCTGATATGATTCAATTGATTGCAAATGAAATGAATATAAAGGTAAAGCAAGTGAATGAAGTTATATCACTATTAGAGGATTCTAATACTGTGCCGTTTATCGCTCGTTATCGTAAAGAGCAAACGGGTGCTTTAGATGAAGTTGCAATAAGAGATATTCAAGAAAAGTGGCAATATATTCAGAACCTTGAAAAACGAAAAGAAGAAGTTATTCGTCTAATAGCAGAACAAGAGAAATTAACGGATGATTTAGAACAGCAAATTCAAAAAGTAACAAAATTACAGCAGGTTGAAGACTTATATAGACCGTACAAACAAAAGCGTCGCACAAAAGCAACGGTTGCAAAGGAAAAGGGGTTGGAGCCATTAGCAAAGTGGTTATTTGAGCAACCACTAGATGGTGATGTTAAATTAGAAGCTCAACAGTATCTATCAGAAGAGCATGAAATTAATACGGTAGATGAGGCGTTAATAGGAGCACAAGATATTATTGCTGAATGGGTTGCTGATGATGCTACAATTCGTCAAACGTTACGAGAAAAAACCTTTAAGCAAAGTACATTAACGACGAAAGTGAAAGATGAAGATAAAGACGATAAAAAAATATACGAAATGTACTATGACTATTCAGAGCCAGTGGCGAAAATTGTCCCCCACCGCGTCTTAGCTGTAAATCGTGGTGAGAAAGAAGGTGTTTTAAAAGTAAACATTGCATCTAATGAAGAAGTGTTCGTTGCA
Encoded here:
- a CDS encoding STAS domain-containing protein gives rise to the protein MNLKVEVTENGLLKEVKIYGEVDAFTAPKLRESLIPLTEESGASISVDLSNVNYMDSTGLGVFIGSLKSSHHHGSSLKLYGMTARVERLFEITGLMDIMNIESSARGGTK
- a CDS encoding rhomboid family intramembrane serine protease produces the protein MFVRNEDFRSFLRLYPIVSIITGVNLFLWIFTTFLPGGSIFLQHFIGYNAAISQGEIWRLVTPIFLHGSFTHVLFNSFSLVLFGPALERMIGKGKFITAYLVAGTAANIATFFISSPFLFHLGASGAIYGLFGIYLYMVLYRKDLIDANNAQLIITILVIGLILTFLRPNINITGHIFGFISGAAIAPLILGKKRSFSYYDHDEISFDPNRWKKRKLQLNGKTIIWGIFIVLIILGLVNRFI
- a CDS encoding CopG family ribbon-helix-helix protein gives rise to the protein MSEANTQEIMVRLPESLISELDLMLKQENGNRSEFIYQATKMYLRERKKRHIRESMRRGYMEMAKINLNIASEAFLAEEEADHTLDRLVSGV
- a CDS encoding type II toxin-antitoxin system PemK/MazF family toxin is translated as MIVKRGDVYFADLSPVVGSEQGGVRPVLIIQNDIGNRFSPTVIVAAITAQIQKAKLPTHVEIDAKRYGFERDSVILLEQIRTIDKQRLTDKITHLDDEMMRKVNDALQISIGLIDF
- a CDS encoding PP2C family protein-serine/threonine phosphatase, with protein sequence MEEKTTLEVYKNILGEYLTNRNETALYRAQRFSRIALENNTSPEEVINMHILALQEIFPELRQEVRDSFDLLLEVMMEYGMAYQEHQSLRIQQFELKAEIEVAANMQQTLLKTNYPDINSLDIGAVSVPSKKMNGDYFHFVQDENQCVSVAIADIIGKGIPAALCMSMIKYTMESHSETRMNPQSVLENLNRVVEQNVDPSMFITMLYGVYDLRNHCFSYASAGHEPGFRYIAEKGRFEDLFTKGLVLGVSRNATYKEYRCKLESNDMIILLTDGVTECRSGNDFIERETISEIIKENIHLPAQEIVDNVYRRLEKLQDFELRDDFTLIIIRRQV
- a CDS encoding STAS domain-containing protein, whose translation is MRIPILKMHQYLLISIQVELDDHTALQFQEDLLNKIHETGARGVVVDLTSIDMVDSFIAKVLGDVVDMANLLGAKVVLTGIQPAVAITLIDLGIYMRDVPTALDLERGLDKLRLELGD
- a CDS encoding LolA family protein; amino-acid sequence: MRKRLVLFAFVFLFAVVLTGCGERSQEDVTGMLEKKLEDMTGYRTEANMTLAIGKDPQSYDLEVWHKKKGYYRVVLNPKEKQQNQMILRNPEGVFVLTPALNKSFKFQSDWPQNSSQTYLYESLVSDILNDSDAVFTTDDNHYMFETKTNYQNSKTLPYQLITLSKDTLAPVSVRVMDQDKTPLVEVVFSNFEFNPTFDEGAFEVERNMTGAQLDVPTMSQVDGSFEVLYPLELPDGVNLVEEKEVATEDGSRYVQTFAGEKSFTLYQEKSEVMPTSSPINMDGEPVDLGFAIGSVTDFSLSWTVGGVDYYLASKDMQKDEMIAVAKSVQGQSVK
- a CDS encoding anti-sigma regulatory factor, which gives rise to MSHQSCVNIQKEWDIVAARQLGRNIAKELGFGNVDQARITTAISELARNIYLYTRGGNICYEIVNQPCKKGLMVVASDNGPGIKEIKRVMEDGYSTSGGLGAGLPGVKRLMDDFSIESDIGVGTKIIVYKWLRR
- a CDS encoding DEAD/DEAH box helicase, encoding MGKFSDLAISQTTLKSIQNMGFEETTAIQEQAIPLALEGTDVIGQAQTGTGKTAAFGIPLVEKIEKNNGLQGIIIAPTRELAIQVAEELNKIGRSNGLQTVPVYGGQDIRQQIRSLKKRPHIVAGTPGRLLDHIRRKTIRLDQIQTAVLDEADEMLNMGFIEDIEAILKEMPEQRQTLLFSATMPAPIQRIAETFMKEPKVVKVKSKEMTVPSIEQFYMKVKEKDKFDALTRMLDIHAPELAIVFGRTKRRVDELSEGLKLRGYSAEGIHGDLTQSKRMAVLRRFKNGQIDVLVATDVAARGLDISGVTHVYNFDLPQDPESYVHRIGRTGRAGKTGIAISFVEPREMEYLGMIEQKTKRKMERQHMPTFTDALKGQQSVITEQLIDSIESGDLSIYEPIVEELLETYDANEIIAAALKSLTKEPDQTPVKLTFEGPLPSRKRGGNRSRGRGRGRDGNKRSGNNNRGNQNRNNERSQQKRSGGGNRKRRYSNN
- the acpS gene encoding holo-ACP synthase; translated protein: MIKGIGLDIVEIERIKRMMEKEKFILRILTNREQEKFQKLQGHRRAEFLAGRFAAKEAFAKALGTGIGTELSFQDIEILNEKNGKPVLYHSGTANVHLSITHSHEYAAAQVIIE
- a CDS encoding STAS domain-containing protein yields the protein MRSFIVNIINNNHNDIVEKWLDKASKYETVNEQSQFVDHSEAETNNEFIELVLQSIIYHEEDYQKSMEEFSQKVMGFGWHLEYITRGLQVVRHILLELVAKEGYGEHDPLLIMIMVDKLVEPILNQMVNSYTETWEKTFSLQKDALQELSSPLIPLFDRITIMPLIGTIDTERAQLIMENLLGGVVKHRSEVVLIDITGVPVVDTMVAHHIIQAVEAVRLIGAQAILVGIRPEIAQTIVNLGIDLSQFPTQSTMKKGLERAFEITNKKIIEM
- the uvsE gene encoding UV DNA damage repair endonuclease UvsE, translated to MTVVRMGYVAMSVHLQNCSPSQTMTHARFKKLFDRDAAIRKLERIARSNVTNCLRLLKHNIAHDIAFFRLSSKLIPLANHMDLKGWNYIKSIKKELNDIESFLAKYKMRIDFHPDHFVLLNSKKVDILNQSIITLKMHRNLLTGMGIHPKHRCVLHVGGAYDDRDKALEQFIYNWGFVPVDLQEMIMLENDDKSFTMNDTLYLCEKLAIPIVFDYHHHLAHNDNHNWQEHWDRVVSTWDNSPLPIKMHISSPRSSDDFRAHADYIDAKMFLKFLREINGSVSIIDCMIEAKKKDDALFRLMKQLKHEDDVEIIDGASFKIH